The Gemmatimonadota bacterium region TGTAACAAGTTGTATGGATTTTGCATGCACATATAAGGCACCAGGTTCAATGTGTGTTGAATCCAGAGGGCTTTACACGCTTGCCATGCCGAATGGTTGCAACACCCGATATAGCGCACTTTGCCCTGATGTACCAGGTCGTCCAATGCGCGTGCGGTTTCTTCAATCGGTGTCGATTCATCGAAGTTATGTACGAGATACACGTCGATACAATCGATGTCCAGTCGGTTCAGGGAACGCTCTACTTCCCGCATGATGTGATAGCGGGATAGACCCTGATCATTTGGTCCCGTGCCGATGCGGCTAAATACTTTCGAGGTGATTACCACATCTTCGCGCTTGCCCTTCAGGGCTTTGCCCAACACGACCTCTGAACGTCCGATATGCGTGCGATCATCTCCGGGACCATAGGTATTGGCGCAGTCGATCAGGTTTATGCCCAGGTCTATTGCTCTCTCAATAACCCTTTGTCCTTCCGCCTCGTCTGCCTGTCCGCGAAATCCCAGACCCAGTGCCAGCCGACTTACTTTCACACCTGCTGAACCAAAATTGATATATTCCATAAAATCTGCTCCTATTAATTATTCATATTTTTCTTAATAAGCCTGGTGCGAGTTTATCTCTTGTTTTATTTGCCCAGGCTTGCAGGTGGGTTTTTAAATTTGCAACGGTTTCAGAGCTTGCCATTTCTTGCCAGCGATTTTGACGTTCACCCGGGTCGCTGGGCAAGTGATACAATTCGGGTTTTCGCACGGTTGACAAAATCAGTTTCCAATCGCCTGAAACCACACACCGCTCTTCTCCTTTATCGAGTTCGGGCTGATTGGGGCCTTCGCCTTTTTTATCGATAAATGGCGTATTTACTATGACAAGTGCCTCGCGTCCTGTTTTGCCACCTTGTCGGATTGAATCGC contains the following coding sequences:
- a CDS encoding aldo/keto reductase — translated: MEYINFGSAGVKVSRLALGLGFRGQADEAEGQRVIERAIDLGINLIDCANTYGPGDDRTHIGRSEVVLGKALKGKREDVVITSKVFSRIGTGPNDQGLSRYHIMREVERSLNRLDIDCIDVYLVHNFDESTPIEETARALDDLVHQGKVRYIGCCNHSAWQACKALWIQHTLNLVPYMCMQNPYNLLHRALEREIFPFVRSEGLGVMVYSPLAVGLLSGFYKPDAPPPGGSLWAKRRMDQYETMMAGAEGKVLTTLFDIADELDKTPGQVALAWVLSHPEVTVAITGGDTIAHLEDNIGGVGWVLDAALRDKLDAVSVNLESGR